A stretch of Sinimarinibacterium sp. NLF-5-8 DNA encodes these proteins:
- the cheD gene encoding chemoreceptor glutamine deamidase CheD produces the protein MTAALKHAWDVRIAQGGAPKHWDHELKRYLTKVLPGEYEVGDAEATLSTLLGSCVCACIRDPVLSVGGMNHFMLPDDSREGSGGGNNGRYGAYAMEVLINEIMKMGGKKHRLEAKVFGGGAVLAGMTMAIGERNAQFVLAYLAAERIPVIAQDLGGTVGRKVVYFVDSGRALVRHVSMGASSADLAAERDYSRTLVSQPVAGDIELFD, from the coding sequence ATGACTGCCGCACTCAAGCATGCCTGGGATGTGCGTATTGCGCAGGGTGGTGCGCCCAAGCATTGGGATCATGAGCTCAAACGCTATCTGACCAAGGTTTTGCCGGGGGAATACGAAGTCGGTGACGCTGAAGCCACGCTGAGCACCTTGCTCGGATCCTGTGTCTGTGCCTGTATCCGCGACCCGGTTCTGAGCGTTGGCGGGATGAACCATTTCATGTTGCCGGACGATTCTCGCGAGGGCAGTGGTGGTGGCAATAACGGCCGTTATGGGGCCTATGCCATGGAAGTGCTGATCAACGAGATCATGAAAATGGGCGGTAAAAAACACCGACTGGAGGCCAAGGTGTTTGGCGGCGGCGCGGTGCTGGCCGGGATGACGATGGCAATCGGCGAGCGCAATGCGCAGTTTGTTCTGGCTTATCTTGCCGCTGAGCGGATTCCTGTGATCGCTCAGGATCTGGGCGGTACTGTGGGTCGCAAGGTGGTTTATTTTGTGGATAGCGGTCGCGCTTTGGTGCGCCACGTTTCCATGGGTGCGTCGTCTGCCGATTTGGCGGCTGAACGTGATTACAGCCGGACACTGGTCAGTCAGCCAGTGGCGGGCGACATCGAGTTGTTTGATTGA
- a CDS encoding chemotaxis response regulator protein-glutamate methylesterase: MPIKVLIIDDSALVRSVLSEILSGDPGIQVVGTASDPYIAREKIKQLNPDVLTLDVEMPRMDGLTFLDNLMRLRPMPVLMVSSLTERGAEITFQALELGAVDFVTKPAIDVKNGLEGYAQVLRDKVHAVACARPQARTVKSGTASPEVISARPRSLRTTEKIIAIGASTGGTEAIKAVLETMPPDAPAIVITQHIPAMFSAPFAARMDRSSAMSVCEAQDGQQILPGHVYIAPGSHHLLVERSGARYYCRLSDAPPENRHRPSVDTLFRSVAEYVGANAVAAILTGMGDDGARQLLALREIGARTLVQDEATSVVWGMPGAAAKIGAAECVLPLDRITAQLLEWTQ, from the coding sequence ATGCCGATCAAGGTTCTCATCATTGATGATTCTGCACTGGTACGCAGCGTACTCAGCGAGATTTTATCTGGCGATCCGGGCATTCAAGTGGTCGGCACGGCGTCAGATCCCTACATCGCGCGCGAAAAAATCAAACAGCTCAACCCGGACGTTCTGACGCTGGATGTCGAAATGCCGCGCATGGATGGCCTGACATTCCTCGATAATCTGATGCGCCTGCGGCCGATGCCGGTGCTGATGGTGTCGTCTTTGACCGAGCGCGGGGCAGAAATCACGTTCCAGGCACTGGAGCTGGGTGCAGTCGATTTTGTCACCAAGCCCGCGATCGATGTGAAAAATGGGCTGGAAGGATATGCCCAGGTCTTGCGGGATAAAGTGCACGCGGTCGCTTGTGCCCGGCCACAGGCGCGGACAGTCAAATCCGGCACGGCATCTCCCGAGGTGATCTCTGCGCGCCCTCGCAGCCTGCGAACCACTGAAAAAATCATTGCCATCGGCGCCTCTACCGGCGGAACTGAAGCGATCAAGGCTGTTCTGGAGACGATGCCGCCGGATGCGCCGGCAATCGTCATCACCCAGCATATTCCTGCCATGTTCAGTGCACCATTTGCGGCGCGGATGGACCGCAGCAGTGCGATGTCGGTTTGTGAGGCACAGGATGGCCAGCAAATCCTGCCCGGGCATGTTTACATCGCACCGGGTAGCCATCACCTCTTGGTTGAACGCAGCGGCGCACGTTATTACTGCCGCCTCTCCGATGCGCCGCCCGAAAATCGCCATCGCCCCAGTGTCGATACGCTGTTTCGTTCTGTTGCGGAGTATGTTGGTGCCAATGCCGTGGCTGCGATCCTGACCGGGATGGGTGATGATGGTGCGCGCCAGCTTTTGGCGTTGCGCGAAATCGGCGCGCGCACTTTGGTACAAGATGAAGCCACCAGCGTGGTCTGGGGAATGCCCGGCGCGGCGGCTAAAATCGGTGCGGCAGAATGTGTCTTGCCCCTGGATCGCATCACGGCTCAATTATTGGAGTGGACTCAGTGA
- a CDS encoding methyl-accepting chemotaxis protein codes for MPALLLKLIIPVFFTTVHLVILVMGTNVIVSSASGVAVLLAWAWSVWAMHQQARAAQAEAERLRAEQERHQGAFAGFGTSLESETDGVQREIERVRGLVTEAVRELGASFADMNRHAQRQQAAVNRLISQTGGEGGVDVSHFAQTASGLMNSLVDSLAQVSRQSSATVGQIDEMVRQLDAIFDLLGDVKSIADQTNLLALNAAIEAARAGEAGRGFAVVAEEVRNLSERSTSFNEQIRKLVAGSKEAVAKVRENVGAMASRDISLSEDARDEAGRLFGQVEKLNSGLEAGIQEVSAAREQISEAVSRAVRSLQFEDISTQALGSAINHVQRISSIGVDACEAVDAPVSAQAKAMPRVDWRAPQHKPVSQQSMDAGDVELF; via the coding sequence ATGCCTGCCTTGTTGTTAAAGCTGATCATTCCGGTTTTTTTCACCACCGTACACCTTGTTATTCTGGTGATGGGCACCAACGTGATCGTTAGCAGTGCCAGCGGCGTTGCAGTACTGCTGGCCTGGGCATGGAGTGTGTGGGCCATGCACCAGCAAGCGCGCGCGGCCCAGGCTGAGGCCGAGCGCCTGCGCGCCGAACAGGAGCGGCATCAGGGCGCATTTGCCGGGTTTGGCACCAGCCTGGAATCGGAAACCGACGGTGTTCAGCGCGAAATCGAGCGCGTTCGCGGGCTGGTTACCGAAGCGGTTCGGGAACTTGGCGCCAGCTTTGCGGACATGAACCGGCATGCCCAGCGTCAGCAGGCCGCCGTCAACCGGCTGATCAGCCAGACCGGGGGCGAGGGCGGCGTGGATGTCAGCCATTTTGCGCAAACGGCGTCGGGGTTGATGAACAGTCTGGTTGACTCTCTGGCGCAGGTTTCTCGCCAGAGTTCTGCCACCGTCGGGCAGATCGATGAGATGGTGCGCCAGTTGGATGCCATCTTTGATTTGCTTGGGGATGTGAAGTCGATTGCCGATCAGACCAATCTGTTGGCTCTCAATGCTGCGATTGAAGCTGCGCGCGCAGGTGAGGCCGGTCGCGGTTTTGCCGTGGTTGCCGAGGAGGTGCGTAATCTTTCCGAGCGCTCCACCAGCTTTAACGAGCAGATCCGTAAACTGGTTGCAGGCTCCAAAGAAGCCGTGGCCAAGGTGCGCGAGAATGTTGGGGCGATGGCTTCGCGCGATATCAGCTTGAGCGAAGATGCGCGGGATGAAGCCGGACGCTTGTTCGGGCAGGTTGAAAAGCTCAACAGTGGACTGGAAGCAGGGATTCAGGAAGTGTCTGCTGCGCGTGAGCAGATCAGTGAAGCCGTCAGTCGTGCGGTCCGCAGCCTGCAGTTTGAAGATATTTCAACACAGGCATTGGGCAGTGCAATCAACCACGTTCAGCGGATTTCGAGCATTGGCGTGGACGCCTGTGAAGCGGTTGATGCGCCGGTCAGTGCTCAGGCCAAGGCGATGCCGCGAGTGGACTGGCGCGCGCCACAGCATAAGCCGGTATCGCAACAATCCATGGACGCAGGCGACGTCGAGCTGTTTTGA
- a CDS encoding TetR/AcrR family transcriptional regulator gives MKLPRYLSKRERSKLVNRSAILDAALACFLDLGFEAVTIRDVIRRTKLASGTFYNYFPDKPSLFRALVEARLGELQEQMHQVRERAVDVRSFFYESFLVPFQAVRDDPTFFELMFRNEPVVRSFYHDNVFGLILQTLKDDLHNAVARGVIPAELDLEAMTAVSFGAGYELARLLSQQPERTPEAAAQFVTRLFLEGIGSLVDQPRLIRLGSRMLRGAAR, from the coding sequence ATGAAACTCCCCCGCTACCTCTCCAAACGCGAGCGCAGCAAACTCGTCAATCGCAGCGCGATTCTCGATGCGGCTCTCGCGTGCTTTCTTGATCTGGGATTCGAGGCGGTGACCATCCGGGATGTCATCCGGCGCACCAAACTCGCCTCCGGCACCTTCTACAACTACTTCCCCGATAAGCCTTCCCTGTTTCGCGCGCTCGTCGAGGCACGCTTGGGCGAATTGCAGGAGCAAATGCATCAGGTGCGTGAGCGTGCGGTGGATGTGCGCTCGTTTTTTTACGAATCATTTCTGGTGCCATTTCAGGCTGTCCGCGACGATCCGACCTTTTTTGAGTTGATGTTTCGCAACGAGCCGGTAGTGCGCTCGTTTTACCACGACAATGTATTTGGCCTGATTCTGCAGACGCTGAAAGACGATCTGCACAATGCGGTGGCGCGCGGCGTCATTCCTGCCGAGCTGGATCTGGAGGCGATGACTGCAGTCAGCTTCGGTGCCGGTTATGAACTTGCGCGGCTGCTGTCCCAGCAACCAGAGCGCACGCCCGAAGCGGCTGCACAGTTCGTCACCCGCCTGTTCCTCGAAGGCATTGGCAGCCTGGTCGATCAACCACGGCTGATCCGTCTCGGCTCCCGAATGCTGCGCGGCGCAGCCCGCTGA
- a CDS encoding enoyl-CoA hydratase, with protein sequence MTTEHILTDLSDRVFTLRLNRPDKKNALTQAMYVRMAEVLAQAEADPEVRVILITGAADCFSSGNDLQDFLKLPPASPDAPVLRFMRTLAQIQKPVIAAVNGPAVGVGTTLLFHADLAYAGESTRFALPFVNIGICPEYASTLLLPRMIGHVQAAELMMFGEPFTAAKALDARLINAVLPNDEVEAHARSRAVRLAQQPPNALRVTKRLLKHWTTEKVLEAIDHEADFFMAMLKQDEAREAIGAFMEKRKPDFSRFR encoded by the coding sequence ATGACCACCGAACATATCCTGACCGATCTCAGCGATCGGGTTTTTACGCTTCGCCTGAATCGCCCCGACAAGAAAAACGCACTGACACAGGCGATGTATGTCCGCATGGCCGAAGTGCTGGCGCAGGCCGAAGCCGACCCCGAAGTCCGGGTCATTCTGATCACCGGCGCCGCTGACTGCTTCTCCAGCGGAAACGATCTCCAGGATTTTCTGAAACTGCCCCCCGCCAGCCCCGATGCGCCGGTGCTGCGCTTCATGCGCACACTTGCACAGATCCAGAAACCGGTGATTGCGGCCGTCAACGGCCCGGCGGTGGGTGTTGGCACCACACTGCTGTTCCACGCGGATCTGGCCTACGCCGGTGAATCCACACGGTTTGCCCTGCCTTTTGTCAATATCGGCATCTGCCCGGAATACGCCTCCACCCTGTTGCTGCCGCGCATGATCGGCCATGTCCAGGCCGCAGAGCTGATGATGTTTGGCGAGCCTTTCACAGCAGCCAAAGCCCTGGACGCACGCCTGATCAACGCGGTATTACCCAACGATGAAGTCGAGGCTCATGCCCGCAGCCGTGCCGTCAGGCTGGCACAGCAGCCGCCCAATGCCTTGCGCGTTACAAAACGCCTGCTCAAGCACTGGACAACCGAAAAAGTCCTGGAAGCCATTGACCATGAAGCCGATTTTTTCATGGCCATGCTTAAGCAGGACGAAGCACGGGAAGCCATCGGCGCGTTCATGGAAAAACGCAAGCCAGACTTTTCCCGATTCCGTTAA